The Macellibacteroides fermentans genome contains the following window.
TGAAAATAGAAATAGTAAATAAGTCGCATCATCCGCTTCCCGGATATGCGACGCCTCTTTCGGCCGGGATGGATATCCGGGCAAACCTTTCTGAACCGGTGGTGCTTAATCCATTGGAGAGAAAGCTTATACCAACAGGTCTGTTTATAGCCTTGCCCGAAGGTTACGAAGCCCAGATGAGGCCCCGCAGCGGTCTTGCCATTAAACATGGCATCACGCTTCTGAATACCCCCGGAACAATTGATGCCGATTACAGAGGGGAGATCGGAGTTATCCTTGTCAACCTTTCCAATGAGCCTTTTACTGTTCAGGATGGCGAACGGATTTGCCAGATGGTAATTGCTGCACATGCACATGTTGCATGGGAGCCGGTTGAATTGTTGGATGAAACCGAAAGGGGAGCCGGAGGCTTTGGTCACACCGGAAAGCATTAATCAGATTAAGAACATACGAAAATAAGCTTGCACATGTTGAAACGAATCATACCTTCCGGCTTAATATTCATGCTTCTGGCTTCAGTAAGTCCGGTTCCGGCAACCAATCAAATAAAAAGTCAGACAACTTATGTGAAACCGGGAAACGACATCCAGCGCAAATTGGATTATTTCTTTTATGAAGGAGTAAAACAAAAAAACGCAGGAAAGTACGATGCGGCATTTGATTTGTTTACACATTGTCTGGAGATTGATTCTACATCTTCACCCGTGCTATTTGAGTTATCCTCTTTTTATGTTGAGATGGATAAGCCTGAAAAAGCGGTAGGTTTGCTCCAAAAGGCGGTAGATCATGCACCGGATAACTTCACCTACCGCATGGCCCTGGCCACAGTAAGCAGGGGATTAGGCATGTTTTCGGATGCCAGTGCTGAATACGAAACCCTGATTCAGAAATTTCCTGACAAGACGGACCTGAACTATTACCTGGCCGAATCGCTTACACAGGAGGGAGAAATAGGAAAAGCTATTGATGCTTACGATGCTCTGGAAAACAGTGTAGGTATGAATGAGGCGATCTCCATACAAAAATACAAGCTTTACAACTCGTTGAATGAGCCTGAGAAGGCTATGAAAGAGATTGAAAAGCTGGCCGCAAAATATCCTATGGAACCCCGTTACCAGATTGTAATGGGAGATTTGTATCTGGAAAAGAATAATACAGACAAAGCCCTGCTTTGCTATAACAAAGCCCATGAGATTGATCCAGCAAATCCATATTATATAGTTTCGATGGCCAACTACTACGAAATGGTTGGAGATAAAGAAGCCGCCGAGACTCAGATTCGCAGTGCATTGGTAAATAACGATCTGGACGTGGAAACCAAAGTGAATATCCTTTCACGTTACATTGTTCGTTTGCAACAAAACAAGCAGGATGTTGAAGGGGCCAATATATTATTTCAGACATTACTCGAACAGCATCCGGAGGAGACTCAACTCAAACTCATGTATGGAAGTCTGCTTGCGATTCAGGAAAAAACGGAAGAGGCCCGGTTCCAGTTCCAACTGGTTACTGAAATGGAACCCGATAATGCCAGTGCCTGGCAACAGTTGCTTAATCTGTCTCTCAAGGCAAACGATATGGAGGAGGTAAAGCGGATTTGCCTGAAATGCCAGGAGCTGTTCCCTGATGCCCCCGAATACTATTTCTACCTTGGTATTGCCCATTACCAGTTAAAGGAATATGAGAAGGCTCTGGAAACATACCAGGCCGGAATTCAGATTATTGATAAAGAAAACACCTCCCTGATCTCCGATTTCTACGGACAGATAGGAGACATCCATTATCAGATGAAAAATCAGGAAAAGGCATATGAAGCCTATGAAGAGGCCTTGAAATATAACGACAAAAACATTGTTGTACTTAACAATTACAGTTATTTTCTTACTTTGGACAAGAAAGATTTGAAAAAAGCTGAGCGTATGAGTGCACAATGCATTAAACTGCAGCCGGATAACAGTACCTATCTGGATACATACGCATGGGTATTTTTTATGCAGGGCAACTACACTTTGGCTAAAATTTATATTGAAAGCGCCATCAGTAAAGATACTACCAAAAGTCCGGAATTGGCCGACCATTACGGGGATATCCTGTACATGAGCGGAGAGAAGGAGAAAGCTGTGGAACAATGGATTAAAGCAAAAGAACTAGGAAAGGAAAGTGAAATTCTGGACCGGAAGATTGCAGAAAAGATTTACATTGAAGAGGTTGTAAAATGAAACGGAACAAACAATATATACTTTTACTGCTTACTGCTACACTTATACTTGTAAGCGGGTGTAAAACAGCACGTAAAGCAACATCCGGAAGAGAGGGTATTTTTAAAGAAAAAGAAGTATTTATGTCTTCTGTTCAACAGAAAGCATTGCAATTCCAAACCCTTTCGGCAAGAATGAATGCAGACTTGAACATACCCGGAAAGAGCTTAAGTTCCAGAGTGGATATGAAGATAGTTAAAGACAGCGTATTTCAGTTGTCAGTACAGCCTTTTCTGGGTATTGAGGTTTTTAGGATGGAGTTCAGCATTGACAGTGTAAAGATGATGGACCGGATGAATAAACGCTATGTATTGGAAAGCTATGAATCCCTGAAGGGCGAAACTCCGGTCGACTTCAACTTCTACAATCTACAGGCATTATTTACAAACCACCTGTTTTTACCAGGGAAGCAGAGTATCAGTCCCGAAGAATTCATTCAGTTTTTTTATGTTGAAAATGAAGGTTTGGCGGAATTAAGAACAAAAGACGAGACCGGCTTGCACTACACATTTACCGCTGATAACGAAGAAAAATTAGTATCAACGCTGATTGCCAATGCTACCGGAAGCCAGAAGCTTCAATGGGATTATACCGATTTTCAGCAGGCCAATTCGCAATCTTTCCCAATGAGAATGAAAGCTCAGGTAGTTTCAGGCAACGAAAACAAGGGTAGTCTTACTCTCAATTTCAATAAAATAGAACCAGACGTTCCCGTGAGAATGGATTTCACCATTCCCTCTAAATATACGCGCATCACCTATGCGCAGATTATTAAAGCATTAAGTAATTTAAGCAAATGAGATACGGTTGGATTGCATTATTCTTACTTTCAGGACTGGTAGCTTTCAGTCAGAATTCCGCAAGGGTCAAGCAGTTGGAAAATCAGCGAAAAAAAGCGCTGGAAGAAATTGAGATGACAAGCCAACTATTGAATGAAACTAAATTATCAACCCGTAGCTCATTGAACAGGCTTAACCTGCTTTCCAAGCAAATCCTTTCGCGCAAAAAAGTTATAAGTATTCTGAATCAGGAGATCGGAGGAATAGATTCTCAAATAAATGGAATGCGCCGGGAAATCGGTCGTCTTGAAGTAGAGCTTAAAACTAAACAGAAAAACTACGGTAAATCTGTACGTGGCATGTACAAGAGAAGAAGTTCGCAAGACAAGCTGCTCTTCATCCTGTCCGCCGACAACTTCGCGCAGTCCATTCGCCGGATGCGTTATCTGAAAGAATATGCCGACTGGCAAAAACGTCAGGCTATCGAAATTTCAGAAAAACAGAAAGAGATAGAACTTAAACGCAGCACTTTGGAAAAAACCAGAAGTGAAAAGCAGGCTTTGCTGGGTGTAAGGGAAACCGAAAATAAAAAACTGGAGAACGAAGAGTCTACTCAGAAAACCGAAGTACAGCAACTTAATAAGAAACAACGCGATCTGCAGGCTCAACTGAAGAAAAAGAAGCAACAGGCCGAAGCGTTAAATCAACAAATCGAGAAGCAGATTGCTCTTGAAATTGCTAAAGCCGAAGAAGAGGCTCGCTTGGCTCGGGAAAAGGCTGAACGTGAACGTGCCGAAAAAGCTCGTATTGCACGCGAAGAGCGAAAAAGAAAAGCCGAAGCTTCAGGTAAAAAATATGTTGAAGAAAAAGAGGTACCAGCTCCCGAACCCATACGGGAGGAACGTGTAGCGGATGTAAAAGGCGGTTATGCCATGACCCGTGAAGAAAAGAAATTATCGGATAATTTTGCCAATAATAAAGGTCGCCTGCCCTACCCTGTAACCGGCAGACACACGATTGTTGGCACCTTTGGTGAACAGCAACACCAGGATCTGAAATATGTTCGTACAAACAACAGCGGTATTGATATCCAGACCTCACCCGGAGCAGATGCGCGTGCCGTATTTAATGGAGAGGTAACCCGTGTATTTGTTGTTCCCGGGTATAACAATTCCGTAATTATCCGTCATGGTAATTACCTTACAGTTTACAGCAACCTGAGTCAGGTTTATGTAAAAGCCGGCGACAGGGTATCGACCCGTCAATCCATCGGGAAGATCTTTACGGATAGTGAAGATGGCAATGCAACAATCCTGCATTTTCAACTCTGGAAAGAAAAAACGAAGCTAAATCCGGCCCCCTGGTTGGACTAATTCAAATCATAAATTAAATCAGGCAACAAACGGTTGCCTGAGAAAGAAAGAGATCAGGATTGTCCGGAACGGGAACCCAAATTCCGAATTCTTCTGCAGATGGAGGTAATATCAGTTTTATCAGGCAGCAATTCACCCACTCGGGTACTTGTAATGCGGCAAAACTGAATGATAGAAAACGAAAGCATCGACAGATAAGCTGCACTTCCAGATAAAGCAGCTCCCGGAACCCCTGATATGGGAATAAGGAGTGAGCCTGTCAGCAATAACACAGAGAGACCTAGTAATGAACTGATTGTGCTTATACGGACTCTTCCGCTTCCGATAAAAAAATGGCTGAATATACTGTTACAGGCTAAGGCAATCACCCCCGGAGTCAAGCATATGATTACTTTCCGGATACCGGAAAATTCCTGACCAAACAACCAGGATGTAAATACGAATTCCGGAATAAGTAAAACGAACAACATGACAATAGTAGTAGCCAACAAGGTAAGCCATACCAACTGAATGGTGATACGCTTTTGAATATTTGCATCTTCTGTTTGTGCAACTTTGCCAAAAACGATAAAAGAAATACTTCTGCTAAT
Protein-coding sequences here:
- a CDS encoding tetratricopeptide repeat protein: MLKRIIPSGLIFMLLASVSPVPATNQIKSQTTYVKPGNDIQRKLDYFFYEGVKQKNAGKYDAAFDLFTHCLEIDSTSSPVLFELSSFYVEMDKPEKAVGLLQKAVDHAPDNFTYRMALATVSRGLGMFSDASAEYETLIQKFPDKTDLNYYLAESLTQEGEIGKAIDAYDALENSVGMNEAISIQKYKLYNSLNEPEKAMKEIEKLAAKYPMEPRYQIVMGDLYLEKNNTDKALLCYNKAHEIDPANPYYIVSMANYYEMVGDKEAAETQIRSALVNNDLDVETKVNILSRYIVRLQQNKQDVEGANILFQTLLEQHPEETQLKLMYGSLLAIQEKTEEARFQFQLVTEMEPDNASAWQQLLNLSLKANDMEEVKRICLKCQELFPDAPEYYFYLGIAHYQLKEYEKALETYQAGIQIIDKENTSLISDFYGQIGDIHYQMKNQEKAYEAYEEALKYNDKNIVVLNNYSYFLTLDKKDLKKAERMSAQCIKLQPDNSTYLDTYAWVFFMQGNYTLAKIYIESAISKDTTKSPELADHYGDILYMSGEKEKAVEQWIKAKELGKESEILDRKIAEKIYIEEVVK
- a CDS encoding murein hydrolase activator EnvC family protein, which translates into the protein MRYGWIALFLLSGLVAFSQNSARVKQLENQRKKALEEIEMTSQLLNETKLSTRSSLNRLNLLSKQILSRKKVISILNQEIGGIDSQINGMRREIGRLEVELKTKQKNYGKSVRGMYKRRSSQDKLLFILSADNFAQSIRRMRYLKEYADWQKRQAIEISEKQKEIELKRSTLEKTRSEKQALLGVRETENKKLENEESTQKTEVQQLNKKQRDLQAQLKKKKQQAEALNQQIEKQIALEIAKAEEEARLAREKAERERAEKARIAREERKRKAEASGKKYVEEKEVPAPEPIREERVADVKGGYAMTREEKKLSDNFANNKGRLPYPVTGRHTIVGTFGEQQHQDLKYVRTNNSGIDIQTSPGADARAVFNGEVTRVFVVPGYNNSVIIRHGNYLTVYSNLSQVYVKAGDRVSTRQSIGKIFTDSEDGNATILHFQLWKEKTKLNPAPWLD
- the dut gene encoding dUTP diphosphatase, producing MKIEIVNKSHHPLPGYATPLSAGMDIRANLSEPVVLNPLERKLIPTGLFIALPEGYEAQMRPRSGLAIKHGITLLNTPGTIDADYRGEIGVILVNLSNEPFTVQDGERICQMVIAAHAHVAWEPVELLDETERGAGGFGHTGKH
- a CDS encoding DUF4292 domain-containing protein, which encodes MKRNKQYILLLLTATLILVSGCKTARKATSGREGIFKEKEVFMSSVQQKALQFQTLSARMNADLNIPGKSLSSRVDMKIVKDSVFQLSVQPFLGIEVFRMEFSIDSVKMMDRMNKRYVLESYESLKGETPVDFNFYNLQALFTNHLFLPGKQSISPEEFIQFFYVENEGLAELRTKDETGLHYTFTADNEEKLVSTLIANATGSQKLQWDYTDFQQANSQSFPMRMKAQVVSGNENKGSLTLNFNKIEPDVPVRMDFTIPSKYTRITYAQIIKALSNLSK